A window of the Hevea brasiliensis isolate MT/VB/25A 57/8 unplaced genomic scaffold, ASM3005281v1 Scaf53, whole genome shotgun sequence genome harbors these coding sequences:
- the LOC131177522 gene encoding uncharacterized mitochondrial protein AtMg00240-like, with product MDIGRYQRLVSILIYLSHTRPDIVYAAGLVSQYMHDPHEPHFEAIFRILRYLKSTPGKVLLSQIMAIFRLRPLQMQIRVDLLMIGDRYLVTVLLLVVIWSLGEARSKI from the coding sequence ATGGATATTGGGAGATATCAGAGGTTGGTTAGCATACTAATTTACCTTTCGCATACCAGACCAGATATAGTATATGCAGCGGGTCTAGTGAGTCAGTATATGCATGATCCTCATGAACCTCATTTCGAGGCTATTTTCCGCATCTTGCGATACTTAAAATCTACACCTGGGAAAGTACTTCTTTCTCAAATCATGGCCATCTTTAGATTAAGGCCTTTACAGATGCAGATTAGGGTGGATCTCTTGATGATAGGAGATCGATATCTGGTTACTGTACTTTTGTTGGTGGTAATCTGGtcacttggagaagcaagaagcaaaaTATGA